The genomic region TCgaaatttaaattagagaaAGTGATTAATGGATCCCAGAAGAATTAAGAAACCCATTTAAATCATTACGTGTAACACTTATAATCTAGCACTTGTACAtaaaggaggaagaagaacATTGACCTAAGCGGAAAGTAGAGAAAGAGAGATGAGAGAGTGgattcaaattgaaaatacaacgtaagaaacagaaaaagaagaggTCATTTGGTGGGTTGAACTTGAAAGTGGAAACCTCGGTTTCTGcttttaacaaaagaaaatggcgAGAGAAGATCCAATTGAAAGAAGGGTCAAGGTTTCCATCCCAGTAGTACGACAGCACTGTACTAACTAGTCACAAAAAGAGAGCAATGGTTGGCAAACCATATTAAGatagaaaaatgaataaagaagAAGACTGAAGAGTTATGTGGCAGAGTCTCATTGGTTTCTCTGAAGAGTTAGTCACTCTCTGGAGTCTGAAATCGTGTCCTGATTGTGTGGATCGGTTACTGTGTACACTCGgtaaaaactatttattcGGGAATTTTCTGGGGGTTAAAATGGTCCAAAggattcattattattttaataaaaaactgttattatgaatatgacatTGGTCACTGATCCATACCAACGAACTGGACCTCAATATCCGATATTACAATCAAATTGTACGCTGTAATTATTAGTTCTAAAACAGCTTTTGTGGTTCAGAATTTCTATTCGAAGATATCAATTCTggaaattttagaattctcCATCTGCTTCACTGTTCTATTTTTCGCCTGTTTAAAGAACAGAACATTTCTGCCAAGGCTCCTATAACTTCTAAACAATAATCCATAACTTCTCATTAGCGGCctaatttctttaaagaaaCATCTTGACAGCGGGTGTCTGTTACAGATATCAGTACCAAGATTTTCATCTAAGAATTTATACCCAGCAATCAACATCAAGTCAAGGAATTTTACTCCTGCCCCAGGATTCAGATGGTCATAACTTCATTTCCGTTACTTTCCTTTACAGCTCGTCATTTGGTAAGACAAGCACAAAACAGGAACCGAGGGATTCCAGTTGCGAAGTTGTGTGACATTCAAAATTACTTTTCAAGACAAAGCAAGTGTATTAACTAGTTCTGAGCAGTCAAATATAGCATTCCTATTGAACATTCAAATGAGacattaaaaggaaaaaagaaaacacatgGAATTAAGTTCAAAGCAGGAAAACTCAGGCTGCTGGAACATCCTTGACACTTTCACGCCAGGCATACTCCCTTGCTCCATCCTTGTCAACAATCTTGATCACAAAATTTGGTGGTGCCACGACCAACCTGGATCGGATCTCCAATATGCACTTATCAACCAAATCAATTGCTTCTTCCACTGACATGCCACTATGGAAGTGTCTGTCCATCATGGCGAGAGAAAAATAGGACCCATACCCAAATGCTCCCTTATCAACTTTGTGAAGGGTAGCAATATAGTCAATGTAGTAGAGAGAAGGACCAGTCTCCTTGTCATAGCCAGCCAGAAGGATGTTCACAGAGTACGGGTTCTGAAAATTCAAACGTTCAGTTCAGTAGGACACAACAATAGTACTATCAGCTAAAATTGCAGTCTCTTGAGTCCATCCGGGAagcaaataaaatgagaaacaCAGTCCAGCATTCAATAAGAGCACAAATAGATAAATTACTGAAATCAACAGATGTTGCAATGGGATACCAAAACATCATGCATTCACCAACCAACAACTATGACAACATATCAGGACAGCAGAATCCAACCTTAATGAAATCTCAAGACTAGCAGTGCCAAAGAAGATTGGTACAACTTAGAGGATACATAAAATTGATAAGATTTGTATAGCACGCacatctctctctttcttctctcCCCTCCCCCCACAGAGTACGGGTTCTGAAAATTCAAACGTTCAGTTCAGTAGGACACTACAATAGTACTATCAGCTAAAATTGCAGTCTCTTGAGTCCATCCGGGAagcaaataaaatgagaaacaCAGTCCAGCATTCAATAAGAGCACAAATAGATAAATTACTGAAATCAACAGATGTTGCAATGGGATACCAAAACATCATGCATTCACCAACCAACAACTATGACAACATATTAGGACAGCAGAATCCAACCTTAATGAAATCTCAAGACTAGCAGTGCCAAAGAAGATTGGTACAACTTAGAGGATACATAAAATTGATAAGATTTGTATAGCACGCacatctctctctttcttctctcCCTCCACCCCCCCcaacccccccccccccccccccccccccccgaTAAAGGTTCTTAAACACATGAATTAGAGATTAGAGCGGGACACACACTCTCTCATTGATATAGCTTAGAGGACACATAAAATTGATAAGATTTGTATAGCATAtgcatctctctctctctgcacAAAGATTCTTAAACACGTGACTTAGAGAATAGAGGGagattctctctctctcgcacGCCAGCTCAGGCTCCATATAATGTCAAACAGGCATGCTCAAGCCCAAGAGACTCAGCCCAGTTGGACTATGCAAATCTCAAGAGAGGGGGATGGATGAGCACAAGCAGCATGACTGTCCATCCTCAATAAACAATTTTGGAAAATAGGTGTTTCACCCGAGTCCTGAACAAGGGAAACCAAGGTAAAAAAGGTACACCTAATGGGGATATATCCAGCTCCCCAATGTCCTGGAGCTTATATAAAGTATGTGGAACAGTTATGTCTAATCTATCTAAACAAGTATGTTTACAAACTTATAATGAAGCACCTTGAGGAACTAGACATCTTGCAACACATCCCAACAAGTATGTCCATACTTATCCTGgaagcttaagaaagctaGCCTAGGCAAAGCTTAAAATCTGGACCACTGCACACAAAGATGCACCATGCAAGGGggagggaaaaaaaaaaaaaaaaaagaaaaaccaactGCCCCCTCCCCTTGTCCCTCTAGTTTATCTTGCTCTTGAGTAGCTTTCTCAGTATTTTCCAGCATTCATCTCTTAACCTTTGGACAATGGCTGATTCCACAGAAAATCATGTTCCTTTCCCCAGTTATCCTCGCTGAGCTCGTATTTGTCTGCTCTAAACATACTTGATCATTTTCCAAGACAAACCATTCGCTTTATCTCACATTGAGAGGCCTTAACTACATCTCTTATTCACAGTTCGTTGCAAATTTCATATGAAGTAAGGGattattttgctttttaattttattatttttatttagtttggATACGATATAATGTAATGGTTTTTATAAACGTTAAGACTAAAGAGCATGTTGTTGGAATTCAAAGTCTAGAAAAGACATTAAAAAACACACGGACATGGTACCAAATCCGACAGATATATATGCACCAGTTGATAGTAATAAACAAATCCACAACAACAAACCCTAAACCCAAAATCCACAGACTTATGcaaacaaatatacctttctcAAAGCAGTAGCAAGCTCTCCACGAGTGAAgttagcagcagcagcagtacTCAAAGGGATTCCGTTACGAAACTGATACAGCGACACATTCTTCTGTATATACTCCGTGAATTGAACTCTTCACCAAAACCAAATCACAGTTATGTTAATTacatttattaataacaaaaaaaattgttcTGGTGTAGAGTAATAGTGAATTAGCGAGTGATAATATAAAACCTGTCGCCGGGTTCACCGCTGGCGGCGATGAGTTTGTGAGAATCGAGGACCATGATTTTGTCTTCATTGGACTTGTGGACGAGGATGCTGTGTACGGCCGATGTATCGGATGCTACTATTGCGAAATCGTTGCCTACTAATCCAAATACGCACTCCATTCTTATTGATCTCTTGCTTCTGTCTGCCTTTTCTTCGATCCAACTCTTTTTAGtgctttttctcttcttgagCAACAAGTTGGGGAAACTTTGAAGGTAAGGGTATTTTGGTCTTTTGCTATGTTGTACAGTGATGTTTGGCTGATGAAAGTCGTGTGTTTTAGTTTAGGAATAAGAGTTTTAGTTTGGGATGGTTTAGGATTGTCTATCCTCCTCTTCCAAACgtgtagttttttttttttttttaaatccttAAATTAGAAACTgcattaattagaaatattaaatcattagttgaaattaaatagacacatcttatttttaaaagggGAGCGTGTATTAAAAAACTATCAACCACATCAGAAAAGAAGTCTCGTTAAAAAACAATTCAGAAAATTATGtgaaaaaaatcttaaaaaggaaaaagagtaCTCCAAAActaaaatcacaaaaagataataaaatcataacaTATTTATCAACAGAAAGTGTTGAATCCATAAAGGGTATTCGTCCTCAAGCTAATATATGAGCAACTAAGTTGCAAATtcgattaattaaattaaaataaacagtaaaaaataaagatgcaAGTCTCCGAATGTCCTCCAAAACCATactaaattcaaaaaagacaataaaatcgttattaataatattaacagCTTCTACGTAATCCGATTCCAACTGAATATCACTTGAACCACATTCGAGAGCAACGCGCATACCTTCTCGAATAGCCTACATCTTATCAAAAAGAGGAGAGGAAATATAAGACTCACTCATATTGCCAAAATCCGAATAGGTTGCCCGTTTCCCACATACTACCGCACCTCTTTTGTCAAGTTTAAATCTACTCCAGACAAGACTGTGCTAAATATTATAGGGGTTACTCCCAAGTAGACCTGTTCATTGGCCGGGCCTGACCGGgcttgattttattttgaacaagCCTAAGCCCGTCCAAGcccgaaatttttttaatatctctcAGCCCAAGCCTGAGCccgaattttttttaaaaattccgGCCCGGCCCGACCAATTGTTAAACCTGTAAATACGGATCGGGTTCGGGTCGGgcttgagtttagttttatttaaatatattattaataacaataaaattataaacaaaaataatagatagCTAAGTGGTAAGTAgcacttaattataagttaaagGTCACAAGTTTAAATgctaaatatgatttttttttttatgaatttgggcCGAGCCGGATTTGTacacaaaaattattatccaaACCCGACCCGAACAGTGCGGGCGGAGCGGATACCCAGGCCTATAAATAGGTCTACTCCCAAGAGAGGCCTCCAAAACTGAGCTAAATGAGAAGTACTTTTCTTTGAGAACCCTAGCCACCAAAAGATTAGGCCTACTAATTTgaacaaatatttattattggaGTTTTGTTGACCTtcaatttatatgtattttcaCTGTCAATTCTATTATCCTGTTACatatacaatattaaaatatgaatcaagtattttataaaaattattttttgtgactaaaaagaaattcatctaagaaaataataagttatttttcaaacaatacagatttatgaaaatgaaaaagaaaatacaaaaactaGCTAAATATACATCGATTAATACATCAACTATGCCTTTAATGATTTGTagctatctttttttttttatttgatacaaGAGGAGGGAAAAATCCAAcgacaaacaaaagaagaagaaaaaaagagaaactaGCCAGGGACCATTCTTGGCCAAGAGACACCAATAGCATCTGACAGCAACATTTGAAGAACAGGAGGCGGAGGCTCCACCAATTCAGTCACACCAAGTTGAAACTTGAAGGCTATCTTTGGTGGCCGGTAGTTGACATCAGTTAATAAGAAATTGTTTAACTTGGCTAATGTTGATTAAATCATTTCTATAAACTGAACATAAagttttttaagtatttttatattctcttTCATTAAGAATATAGTAATCTTTTTTCAAAACGCACCAAATCCTAGAACATAATTTCTTCATACTTTTCTGCAAATAAaacaagttattttttaaaagaaatatgttttgattaataacaaaataagtatTCAGGAAGCCTATGTATCTAGGAACGTGCAGAATCATATGTAGGATTCCGATAATTATCAATTGGGAACCCAATGAATGTCAATTTGTTTTAGTCTCTTAATGACATAATATGTTGCCATGAAAATAGCAGAAGCTTCAAGAATTAATGGTCGCATTGtgataagttaagatgttCATATTTTCTGCAAGCAAGCATGTCAATTTAGTAGAGTAGTATTATTAGGATAAATTAAGGGTGgaactattttctttgattatttatttctttatgatgatttattttgataaaaataggaGTTGGTTGAATTGACTCCACCATTTTTCACTAAGAATAGGACGTTAGAGAAAATACATGATTAAAACCAACAAATTTTACCGTCTTTAAAGGACAATCACTCGACAACCCATATTAGATTGCTATAAATTCTGATCGTCTTCTCCCTTAGAAGAGCAAGGGTGGATACACATACAGAATAAAAAGGGAAGTTCAGGAACCCCAGTGCACGAATACTTAAATAAAGATACTTCTCACTactaaaacttaaaaagaaaaaatggcaAACAACAAGGTTGCTGCACTGTTGGTTATGTGCCTTGTTCTTGTTGCTGCTGTCGAGCTACTTCCTCAAGCCGGGGCTGACAAATTTGCCTCTTGCTTCAACAACTGCGAGCAGGAATGCAAGGCTTCCGGACAGGGCCAGACCTTCTGCGAAATGAAGTGCGACACTGACTGCTTCAACAAAGATGTTGCTGGTAATTTGTCCCCCATGAACCTCtaaattatgtaaataaattcattatattatatatatatgttttcatTTATTTCGTATGTTTGTATTGTGGTTTATGCAGCGAGGCTGAAATTCCCTATTAATCCATGAGGGAGGAGGCATCATAATTGGTGGATCATCAGAAGACACCCTCGTAATAAATGAGAATGGCACAGCAGTGAAGGAAGACTTCATTTGTATTATTTCTCATTCgtaataaaatacataatatCTACAATTTTTCTTCCTATACATTTTCTCTTACTTTctcttgttctttctttttctttttctttagaaaaaaaataatctcctTTCTTCCTGTGTGATACAACTGACAGATATAAGGCTTTCAGCTGTTCAGTTTTACCAACACAAATGATAgccattaataataataataatttgtaaatgtgcaaaaaagtttataatatataaaattagtgtaTTCGTATAGttgttatattaatataattggtAATTACTGATTGTTATTGGATACCAAGCTTTTATTCATTAATCAATGCTTATTATAAAAAGGAAATGGAACTGATAAATCTATTATAACAGAGCAAcgaagttattattttaattcaaatagagtaattagtatttatattttaaatacattttctttttaaaaaaaataagaaccTTACACACAAGGCTCTTTGGATTGTGGTATTATAAATATGCCgtgttaatatataaataaaaaataaaaaatgacgAATTCTAATccaattcatttattaaaaatgataagaatataaacaaattatatgtttaatcGGTTTAGGTATATAGATTGAActaactttttatataatataatatgtataaaCTTATTTAAACATTTAATCAGATAATATTTACTCTATgactgaaataaaaaaattgaaaacataAGGAAGAAAATATGGTTTAATCtttacaattaatatataaacgACTATGAAAACGATTCGTTTAAAAATTCTTGGGTACATgtcaacaaaaacaaaagaattctTAGGTACAATATATTCAACACATAGAATTGTTAACTTCCAAAATtaagagttttatgatgaccTTTCATACGACAGCCACTTATTCTATATTAagtgattatatattattaattataattaaaaaatatataataaaataataattgcgGCGcaatatttgaattaataactatactattaatttaaagaggtgttaattctttttacatATAGAAAAATGGAGAATGTATCATCCAGCAGGCAGAAAAAGACATTGTGAAATTGGATACTAATACATGGCAggtcttttgtttttttgtagAACCACCACCGAGAAAGAaatgaatctaaaatttgAAGTTTCAGGATTTGGAAGGCAGATGCTGCAATTGGGTCATTCAGAAAACAGACAAATCAGCAGAACTTCTTATTTATTGACAGTGGAAATCTTCTTGATTTCCACAGTTACGTACACTCGTAGATATTTGCATAACATTTACATTTAGCAGAACAGACTCTTAACACGATACAGCATCGTACCTtctctctcctttttcctctACCCGCAACTCAAAAGAAACCAGGAAAGTCCAAAATTGAAGGGATAGAGTGGCCTCTTCCTTCCTCTCTTTGTTGCCTCTGGCCCTGTTGAGGTCCTGCCACAAAGTGTGATTCCTTTTGGTTTCTGAATATCTTCTCTATTAGTTCTGCTGGTACATTGAAAGACAGCTCTTTTGCCTCTATTTCAATCTGGTTCATTACGTTATCTCTTTGCCCTGCATAACAAAACCAAACCAACGACAGGAAATTAATCCTTTTTAAGTTTATGAATGTCCTAATTTGAGCTGTAAAGATTTAGGCATACCAGCAAGGAAGTTCCTGTGATTGTTCGAGGCATTAATTCCGAACCACAATGTAAGCAGATTTTCATTTTGCGAAGCCAGAAGTGCTGTAGGATGACCTGCCGGCATTATAAAGACACCTCCAGGTGACAAATTGGAGCTGATCTTTCGGTAATGCTCCGCACCaccttttgtttcttgttcttgttggGATTCCTTCTGTTTTTGGCTTGCTACATGTGGACAGGCCATTTCCACGCGTCCACTGCCTTCCAATACTAAACCAATTGTTGTAGTTCTGGAATTGTAGTGCGGTACCATTAACGATCCctacaaaatttaattttcttactcATAAAAGTTGATTGGAAGTGTCAATGTACCCTAAAACAAGGAATTATGACTATATTTCAGACCAATTGTTTGCTTACTCTTTTAATTTCAGCATAAGAGACAGAGACGTCCATGTCCTGAAGCTGCTTGTGATCACTTGGTGAGGCCTCCCACAAGTTTCCATATCTATTGGAGTATAGAGGCTGTTGATTGCGAAGATTTAAAGGAGCTTGGCCTTTCTGCCTTGTTGATGAAACGCGTTGGCTTAGGGCCTTAAGCTGCTTTTGAGGAGCTTTCACGATCACGCCCTGCCTTTGCTGACCAAAGAGCTTGTCTAGCTGATCTCTTGGGGTCTAATATTAGATTAGACAAAATAGTAGAACCAAATTAGTACTATATCATGATTCCTGGAAAGGATCAAAGAAAAGTCGAGGAAGCCTTACATCAAGAGCGGCCTCAAGAACATCATTGCTGAAGACTGTGTAAAATGACTCGAGGTTTCCACCTCCTGCAGCTGAGAAACTCTGAAAGGATAACAAGCACTATAAGATTGTATaccaaaacataaaaataaaaattgaagctTCGGAAGAACAGGAGATAATTACACTAAATTCTCCAGGAATATTGACAGGCTGAATAAGAGTTGCCAATCTCAACATTTCATTATTGTCATGGTTACTCATGTAAACAGTAGCTCCTGCAGGAATCTTGATAACATCGCCAGTCTCCAAGTTGTAGGAGACTCTCTTCTCTCGCAACACATAGCTAATAGTGCATTTACCTGTAGAATTCAAAGGATAACACTCTTACATTAGAAAAACTATGTCGAAATTGTAATCAATTACAA from Ricinus communis isolate WT05 ecotype wild-type chromosome 9, ASM1957865v1, whole genome shotgun sequence harbors:
- the LOC125371113 gene encoding major pollen allergen Ole e 6-like; translated protein: MANNKVAALLVMCLVLVAAVELLPQAGADKFASCFNNCEQECKASGQGQTFCEMKCDTDCFNKDVAARLKFPINP
- the LOC8280883 gene encoding vicilin Car i 2.0101, with the translated sequence MSIRAKPPSFMFLLIFLFLSYGLQSLGYEVPYPQTGKERCLQRCDEIETEVSGLVSCAVRCEHQYGDKGNGNKGGDPKSPRWEIERCQQRCRREGADQRELQKCQQRCEEEPIKEREREQEKGQERQPREHELDREKSDDPRKQYERCLEICERQEGRQKQQCKRRCYTQYEEQQKEWEEREHGGGGGNSETETRSREIEQHKNNPYYFHAQRLRSPFKTDEGHIRVLEKFSESSELLRGIENYRLLLLDAVPNTFIVPNHFDAESLVVVLNGKCTISYVLREKRVSYNLETGDVIKIPAGATVYMSNHDNNEMLRLATLIQPVNIPGEFSSFSAAGGGNLESFYTVFSNDVLEAALDTPRDQLDKLFGQQRQGVIVKAPQKQLKALSQRVSSTRQKGQAPLNLRNQQPLYSNRYGNLWEASPSDHKQLQDMDVSVSYAEIKRGSLMVPHYNSRTTTIGLVLEGSGRVEMACPHVASQKQKESQQEQETKGGAEHYRKISSNLSPGGVFIMPAGHPTALLASQNENLLTLWFGINASNNHRNFLAGQRDNVMNQIEIEAKELSFNVPAELIEKIFRNQKESHFVAGPQQGQRQQREEGRGHSIPSILDFPGFF
- the LOC8280885 gene encoding proteasome subunit beta type-2-A, encoding MECVFGLVGNDFAIVASDTSAVHSILVHKSNEDKIMVLDSHKLIAASGEPGDRVQFTEYIQKNVSLYQFRNGIPLSTAAAANFTRGELATALRKNPYSVNILLAGYDKETGPSLYYIDYIATLHKVDKGAFGYGSYFSLAMMDRHFHSGMSVEEAIDLVDKCILEIRSRLVVAPPNFVIKIVDKDGAREYAWRESVKDVPAA